From the Mangifera indica cultivar Alphonso chromosome 10, CATAS_Mindica_2.1, whole genome shotgun sequence genome, one window contains:
- the LOC123227087 gene encoding BTB/POZ domain-containing protein At1g30440-like — translation MACMKLGSKTDAFQRQGQAWFCTTGLPSDVVVEVEEMSFHLHKFPLLSRSGVLERLIAKSSEESEEKCVISLPDIPGGSKTFELVAKFCYGVKLELTASNVVCLRCAAEVLEMTEEYGEGNLITQTETFLNQVVLQNWKDSLKALLTCDDILPYAEKLNIVKRCIETLAMKASTDPNVFGWPVVEYRGPMQSPGGSVLWNGISTGARPKNSTSDWWYEDVSSLSLPLYKQLIAVMESRGIRQEIIAESLTFYAKKYLPGLNRRQGNSESSTRLAPVALVTPPSEEDQKVLLEEIDRLLPVQKGLVPTKFLFGLLRTAMILRTSSSCISNLEKRIGMQLDQATLEDLLMPNFSYSMETLYNVECVQRILEHFLAMDQITGGASPCSVDEGQLMGSPSLTPITMVAKLVDGYLAEVAPDVNLKLPKFQALAAAVPEYARPLDDGLYRAIDIYLKSHSWMAESDREQLCRLMDCQKLSLEACTHAAQNERLPLRIIVQVLFFEQLQLRTSIAGCFLVSDNLDGSRPLRSGFAGSQEGGWASAVRENQVLKVGMDNMRMRVHELEKECSSMKQEIEKFGQIKGSSTWSNVSKKFRFKIKSQMCSAQEGSVSQLSNGSEKLEKVKERHVKHKKNLSPDN, via the exons ATGGCTTGTATGAAACTGGGATCTAAAACTGATGCCTTTCAACGGCAAGGACAGGCCTG GTTCTGCACAACTGGTCTTCCGAGTGATGTTGTTGTTGAAGTTGAAGAGATGTCCTTTCATCTCCACAAG TTCCCTTTGCTTTCCAGAAGTGGGGTTTTGGAAAGATTGATTGCAAAATCATCTGAAGAATCTGAAGAAAAATGTGTCATAAGTCTCCCTGACATCCCTGGGGGATCCAAAACATTCGAACTTGTGGCGAAGTTCTGCTATGGCGTTAAACTGGAACTGACTGCCTCAAATGTTGTATGCCTCCGCTGTGCAGCTGAGGTTCTTGAAATGACAGAAGAATATGGGGAGGGTAACCTTATTACGCAGACTGAAACCTTTCTCAATCAAGTTGTCCTTCAGAATTGGAAAGATTCTCTAAAAGCGCTGCTAACCTGTGATGATATTCTTCCATATGCGGAAAAACTTAATATTGTAAAGAGGTGTATTGAGACTCTAGCTATGAAGGCATCCACTGATCCAAATGTATTCGGTTGGCCTGTAGTGGAATACAGGGGCCCCATGCAGAGTCCTGGTGGGAGTGTCTTGTGGAATGGGATAAGTACAGGGGCTAGACCAAAAAATTCAACTTCAGATTGGTGGTATGAGGATGTATCTTCGTTAAGTTTGCCTCTCTATAAGCAGTTGATTGCAGTAATGGAATCTCGTGGTATTAGACAGGAAATTATTGCTGAATCCCTTACTTTTTATGCCAAAAAATATTTGCCTGGCCTGAACCGGCGGCAAGGTAATAGTGAGTCTAGCACCCGCCTAGCACCTGTGGCTTTGGTGACCCCTCCATCAGAAGAGGACCAAAAAGTCTTACTGGAAGAAATTGATCGGTTACTTCCAGTGCAGAAGGGCCTAGTCCCAACTAAGTTTCTATTTGGTCTACTTCGAACAGCAATGATACTTCGAACAAGCTCCTCATGCATATCCAATTTAGAAAAGCGAATTGGGATGCAGCTTGATCAAGCTACTCTTGAAGATCTCTTGATGCCCAATTTCTCTTATTCCATGGAGACGCTTTACAATGTTGAATGTGTGCAGCGGATTCTGGAACACTTCCTTGCTATGGATCAGATCACAGGTGGTGCCTCTCCATGTTCAGTCGATGAGGGCCAGTTGATGGGATCACCTTCATTGACACCAATTACGATGGTGGCCAAGTTGGTTGACGGGTACCTTGCAGAGGTTGCGCCTGATGTTAATTTGAAGCTCCCCAAGTTTCAGGCTCTTGCTGCTGCTGTTCCTGAATATGCGAGGCCCTTGGACGATGGTCTTTACCGGGCTATAGATATATATCTTAAG TCACATTCATGGATGGCAGAGTCCGATAGAGAACAACTGTGCAGGTTGATGGACTGCCAAAAACTATCCTTGGAAGCTTGCACCCATGCTGCCCAAAACGAAAGGCTTCCCTTGAGGATAATTGTCCAAGTCTTGTTCTTTGAGCAACTTCAGCTCAGGACATCCATTGCCGGCTGCTTTCTTGTTTCCGATAATCTTGATGGATCAAGACCATTGAGAAGTGGGTTTGCTGGCTCACAAGAGGGAGGCTGGGCATCAGCCGTGAGGGAGAACCAGGTTCTGAAGGTGGGAATGGATAATATGAGGATGCGGGTTCACGAGCTTGAAAAGGAATGTTCAAGCATGAAGCAAGAGATAGAGAAGTTTGGTCAGATAAAGGGTTCTAGTACGTGGAGTAACGTTTCAAAGAAATTCAGGTTCAAAATAAAGTCACAGATGTGTAGTGCGCAAGAGGGCTCTGTTAGCCAGCTCAGCAACGGAAGCGAGAAGCTTGAGAAGGTGAAGGAGAGGCATGTAAAACACAAGAAAAACTTGTCACCAGATAACTAA